In a single window of the Salvelinus namaycush isolate Seneca unplaced genomic scaffold, SaNama_1.0 Scaffold234, whole genome shotgun sequence genome:
- the LOC120038698 gene encoding dihydrolipoyllysine-residue succinyltransferase component of 2-oxoglutarate dehydrogenase complex, mitochondrial-like isoform X2 has translation MLSHSRCLSRTLGRSLSALSQGKYVLAGRTASGLSAGNRVVYRNSQSFESLSSVGVFHIRYFKTSAAHRDEVVTVNTPPFSESITEGDVRWEKAVGDSVKEDEVVCEIETDKTSLQVPSPAAGVITELLVPDGGRVEAGNPLFKLQKGAAAAASVPAAEAPAAAAAPTPAAIPVAMPAVPPVPTQAAQAKPVSAVKPSAARAEPAAVAHGARTESRVKMNRMRLRIAQRLKEAQQTCAMLTTFNEIDMSNIQEMRKLHKDAFLKRHNIKLGFMSAFVKASAHALMDQPSVNGVIDDTTKEIVYRDYVDISVAVATPKGLVVPVIRNVETMNFADIEKTINGLGEKARNNLLAVEDMDGGTFTISNGGVFGSMFGTPIINPPQSAILGMHGIFDRPVAIGGKVEIRPMMYVALTYDHRLVDGREAVTFLRKIKSVVEDPRVLLLDM, from the exons ATGTTATCGCATTCCCGATGTCTTTCCCGGACACTTGGGCGTTCTCTGTCTGCgttaagtcag GGAAAGTATGTGCTGGCTGGAAGGACTGCTTCAG GCCTATCCGCTGGCAACAGGGTTGTCTACAGGAACAGTCAGTC ATTTGAATCTCTGTCATCAGTTGGTGTCTTCCACATCAGATACTTCAAGACGTCTGCAGCACACA GGGATGAAGTTGTCACCGTCAACACCCCTCCGTTCTCTGAGTCGATCACAGAAGGGGACGTCAGGTGGGAGAAAG CTGTTGGAGATTCAGTGAAAGAGGACGAGGTGGTGTGTGAGATCGAGACTGACAAG ACCTCGTTGCAGGTGCCGTCTCCGGCGGCCGGTGTGATCACGGAGCTGCTTGTGCCAGACGGAGGGAGGGTGGAGGCCGGGAATCCCCTCTTCAAACTCCAAAAAGGAG CTGCAGCAGCCGCTTCTGTCCCGGCGGCAGAGGCCCCTGCAGCAGCCGCTGCTCCAACCCCGGCTGCCATCCCCGTCGCCATGCCCGCGGTGCCTCCCGTGCCAACGCAAGCAGCCCAAGCCAAACCTG TTTCTGCAGTCAAGCCCAGCGCAGCACGAGCAGAACCAGCAGCAGTAGCCCATGGGGCCAGGACAGAGAGCAGG GTCAAGATGAATCGTATGAGGCTGAGGATCGCTCAGAGGCTAAAAGAGGCTCAGCAGACCTGTGCCATGCTCACCACCTTCAACGAGATAGACATGAG CAACATCCAGGAGATGAGGAAGCTCCATAAAGATGCTTTCCTGAAACGACACAACATCAAGCTGGGTTTCATGTCAGCCTTCGTTAAGGCTTCAGCACACGCTCTCATGGACCAGCCTTCTGTCAATGGAG TGATTGATGATACAACCAAGGAGATCGTGTACAGGGATTATGTTGACATCAGTGTGGCTGTGGCCACTCCCAAG GGACTGGTTGTACCGGTTATTCGCAACGTAGAGACCATGAACTTTGCTGACATTGAGAAAACCATCAACGGTCTGGGAGAGAAG gCTCGTAATAATTTGCTGGCTGTGGAGGACATGGACGGAGGTACCTTCACCATCAGTAACGGGGGAGTGTTCGGTTCCATGTTCGGCACGCCCATCATCAACCCACCCCAGTCTGCCATCCTGGGCATGCACGGTATCTTCGACAGGCCTGTGGCCATCGGCGGCAAG GTGGAGATCCGGCCCATGATGTACGTGGCTCTGACATACGACCATCGGCTGGTCGACGGCAGAGAGGCAGTCACCTTCCTGCGTAAGATCAAGTCAGTGGTGGAAGACCCCCGCGTTCTTCTGCTCGACATGTGA
- the LOC120038698 gene encoding dihydrolipoyllysine-residue succinyltransferase component of 2-oxoglutarate dehydrogenase complex, mitochondrial-like isoform X1 — protein sequence MLSHSRCLSRTLGRSLSALSQGKYVLAGRTASGLSAGNRVVYRNSQSRFESLSSVGVFHIRYFKTSAAHRDEVVTVNTPPFSESITEGDVRWEKAVGDSVKEDEVVCEIETDKTSLQVPSPAAGVITELLVPDGGRVEAGNPLFKLQKGAAAAASVPAAEAPAAAAAPTPAAIPVAMPAVPPVPTQAAQAKPVSAVKPSAARAEPAAVAHGARTESRVKMNRMRLRIAQRLKEAQQTCAMLTTFNEIDMSNIQEMRKLHKDAFLKRHNIKLGFMSAFVKASAHALMDQPSVNGVIDDTTKEIVYRDYVDISVAVATPKGLVVPVIRNVETMNFADIEKTINGLGEKARNNLLAVEDMDGGTFTISNGGVFGSMFGTPIINPPQSAILGMHGIFDRPVAIGGKVEIRPMMYVALTYDHRLVDGREAVTFLRKIKSVVEDPRVLLLDM from the exons ATGTTATCGCATTCCCGATGTCTTTCCCGGACACTTGGGCGTTCTCTGTCTGCgttaagtcag GGAAAGTATGTGCTGGCTGGAAGGACTGCTTCAG GCCTATCCGCTGGCAACAGGGTTGTCTACAGGAACAGTCAGTC TAGATTTGAATCTCTGTCATCAGTTGGTGTCTTCCACATCAGATACTTCAAGACGTCTGCAGCACACA GGGATGAAGTTGTCACCGTCAACACCCCTCCGTTCTCTGAGTCGATCACAGAAGGGGACGTCAGGTGGGAGAAAG CTGTTGGAGATTCAGTGAAAGAGGACGAGGTGGTGTGTGAGATCGAGACTGACAAG ACCTCGTTGCAGGTGCCGTCTCCGGCGGCCGGTGTGATCACGGAGCTGCTTGTGCCAGACGGAGGGAGGGTGGAGGCCGGGAATCCCCTCTTCAAACTCCAAAAAGGAG CTGCAGCAGCCGCTTCTGTCCCGGCGGCAGAGGCCCCTGCAGCAGCCGCTGCTCCAACCCCGGCTGCCATCCCCGTCGCCATGCCCGCGGTGCCTCCCGTGCCAACGCAAGCAGCCCAAGCCAAACCTG TTTCTGCAGTCAAGCCCAGCGCAGCACGAGCAGAACCAGCAGCAGTAGCCCATGGGGCCAGGACAGAGAGCAGG GTCAAGATGAATCGTATGAGGCTGAGGATCGCTCAGAGGCTAAAAGAGGCTCAGCAGACCTGTGCCATGCTCACCACCTTCAACGAGATAGACATGAG CAACATCCAGGAGATGAGGAAGCTCCATAAAGATGCTTTCCTGAAACGACACAACATCAAGCTGGGTTTCATGTCAGCCTTCGTTAAGGCTTCAGCACACGCTCTCATGGACCAGCCTTCTGTCAATGGAG TGATTGATGATACAACCAAGGAGATCGTGTACAGGGATTATGTTGACATCAGTGTGGCTGTGGCCACTCCCAAG GGACTGGTTGTACCGGTTATTCGCAACGTAGAGACCATGAACTTTGCTGACATTGAGAAAACCATCAACGGTCTGGGAGAGAAG gCTCGTAATAATTTGCTGGCTGTGGAGGACATGGACGGAGGTACCTTCACCATCAGTAACGGGGGAGTGTTCGGTTCCATGTTCGGCACGCCCATCATCAACCCACCCCAGTCTGCCATCCTGGGCATGCACGGTATCTTCGACAGGCCTGTGGCCATCGGCGGCAAG GTGGAGATCCGGCCCATGATGTACGTGGCTCTGACATACGACCATCGGCTGGTCGACGGCAGAGAGGCAGTCACCTTCCTGCGTAAGATCAAGTCAGTGGTGGAAGACCCCCGCGTTCTTCTGCTCGACATGTGA
- the LOC120038698 gene encoding dihydrolipoyllysine-residue succinyltransferase component of 2-oxoglutarate dehydrogenase complex, mitochondrial-like isoform X3: MCWLEGLLQAYPLATGLSTGTVSRRCPLCPGFESLSSVGVFHIRYFKTSAAHRDEVVTVNTPPFSESITEGDVRWEKAVGDSVKEDEVVCEIETDKTSLQVPSPAAGVITELLVPDGGRVEAGNPLFKLQKGAAAAASVPAAEAPAAAAAPTPAAIPVAMPAVPPVPTQAAQAKPVSAVKPSAARAEPAAVAHGARTESRVKMNRMRLRIAQRLKEAQQTCAMLTTFNEIDMSNIQEMRKLHKDAFLKRHNIKLGFMSAFVKASAHALMDQPSVNGVIDDTTKEIVYRDYVDISVAVATPKGLVVPVIRNVETMNFADIEKTINGLGEKARNNLLAVEDMDGGTFTISNGGVFGSMFGTPIINPPQSAILGMHGIFDRPVAIGGKVEIRPMMYVALTYDHRLVDGREAVTFLRKIKSVVEDPRVLLLDM; the protein is encoded by the exons ATGTGCTGGCTGGAAGGACTGCTTCAG GCCTATCCGCTGGCAACAGGGTTGTCTACAGGAACAGTCAGTCGTAGgtgtcctctctgtcctgg ATTTGAATCTCTGTCATCAGTTGGTGTCTTCCACATCAGATACTTCAAGACGTCTGCAGCACACA GGGATGAAGTTGTCACCGTCAACACCCCTCCGTTCTCTGAGTCGATCACAGAAGGGGACGTCAGGTGGGAGAAAG CTGTTGGAGATTCAGTGAAAGAGGACGAGGTGGTGTGTGAGATCGAGACTGACAAG ACCTCGTTGCAGGTGCCGTCTCCGGCGGCCGGTGTGATCACGGAGCTGCTTGTGCCAGACGGAGGGAGGGTGGAGGCCGGGAATCCCCTCTTCAAACTCCAAAAAGGAG CTGCAGCAGCCGCTTCTGTCCCGGCGGCAGAGGCCCCTGCAGCAGCCGCTGCTCCAACCCCGGCTGCCATCCCCGTCGCCATGCCCGCGGTGCCTCCCGTGCCAACGCAAGCAGCCCAAGCCAAACCTG TTTCTGCAGTCAAGCCCAGCGCAGCACGAGCAGAACCAGCAGCAGTAGCCCATGGGGCCAGGACAGAGAGCAGG GTCAAGATGAATCGTATGAGGCTGAGGATCGCTCAGAGGCTAAAAGAGGCTCAGCAGACCTGTGCCATGCTCACCACCTTCAACGAGATAGACATGAG CAACATCCAGGAGATGAGGAAGCTCCATAAAGATGCTTTCCTGAAACGACACAACATCAAGCTGGGTTTCATGTCAGCCTTCGTTAAGGCTTCAGCACACGCTCTCATGGACCAGCCTTCTGTCAATGGAG TGATTGATGATACAACCAAGGAGATCGTGTACAGGGATTATGTTGACATCAGTGTGGCTGTGGCCACTCCCAAG GGACTGGTTGTACCGGTTATTCGCAACGTAGAGACCATGAACTTTGCTGACATTGAGAAAACCATCAACGGTCTGGGAGAGAAG gCTCGTAATAATTTGCTGGCTGTGGAGGACATGGACGGAGGTACCTTCACCATCAGTAACGGGGGAGTGTTCGGTTCCATGTTCGGCACGCCCATCATCAACCCACCCCAGTCTGCCATCCTGGGCATGCACGGTATCTTCGACAGGCCTGTGGCCATCGGCGGCAAG GTGGAGATCCGGCCCATGATGTACGTGGCTCTGACATACGACCATCGGCTGGTCGACGGCAGAGAGGCAGTCACCTTCCTGCGTAAGATCAAGTCAGTGGTGGAAGACCCCCGCGTTCTTCTGCTCGACATGTGA